The proteins below are encoded in one region of Bdellovibrio bacteriovorus:
- the ppdK gene encoding pyruvate, phosphate dikinase — MHQNVNTAEKASSTSTIPQKFVYFFAAGEAEGNAGMKNILGGKGANLAEMTSLGIPVPPGFTISTEICAHFYEAGGKLPEWVRPAVTAAMAKVEAKIGKKFGDVNNPLLVSVRSGARASMPGMMDTILNLGLNDQTVEGLAKSSNNPRFAWDSYRRFIQMYSDVVMGMNSSLLEVTLEDMKEDKHYKADTELTVDDLKLLVKKFKELVHQMTGQSFPTDPWEQLWGAVSAVFHSWNTPRAITYRELHSIPASWGTAVNVQSMVFGNMGDDSATGVAFTRNPSTGEKAFYGEFLINAQGEDVVAGIRTPQPITKIAAQGSGMKSLEEALPQAYSQLVDIYKKLEAHYRDMQDIEFTIERGVLWMLQTRNGKRTAAAALKIACDMIDEKLINQDEALLRLDPGALDQLLHPTLDPKAQKTLLAKGLPASPGGVNGQIVFTSEEAVEWKEQGKKVILVRVETSPEDIAGMVAAQGIFTTRGGMTSHAAVVARGMGKCCVAGCGEVEVDYRTETMKVKGYVLKKGDVITLDGSTGEVYLGEVKTIEPKLDGNFERIMKIADQVRKLKVRTNADTPKDAQTARNFGAEGIGLCRTEHMFFGADRIDAVREMIIADNKSDREKALVKLLPMQRDDFYQLFKIMDGLPVTIRLLDPPLHEFVPHTDEETKELAKRLGTDYERLRAKVKSLHEFNPMLGHRGCRLAITFPEIYQMQVRAIAEAACMLIGEGKKLVPEIMIPLVATDKELDILRVSAINEVKKVQQEKGVKFDYLVGTMIELPRAAITADAIAEYADFFSFGTNDLTQTTLGLSRDDSGRFLGSYVSSGILPKDPFMSIDQTGVGSLVKMGTELGRRTKPDLKVGVCGEHGGDPESIEFFHKVGLDYVSCSPFRVPIARLAAARAALLGKKLH; from the coding sequence ATGCACCAGAATGTAAACACGGCTGAAAAAGCCTCTTCAACATCTACGATTCCGCAGAAGTTCGTGTACTTCTTTGCTGCCGGCGAAGCCGAGGGCAATGCGGGAATGAAAAACATCTTGGGCGGTAAAGGGGCCAATCTTGCAGAGATGACGTCTTTGGGGATTCCTGTTCCTCCGGGCTTTACAATCTCGACAGAGATTTGCGCGCACTTCTATGAAGCGGGCGGCAAACTTCCAGAGTGGGTTCGTCCTGCCGTGACGGCCGCCATGGCGAAAGTGGAAGCGAAGATCGGTAAAAAATTTGGTGATGTGAACAATCCACTTCTAGTCTCTGTTCGTTCAGGTGCTCGCGCCTCTATGCCGGGGATGATGGATACAATCTTGAACTTGGGATTGAATGACCAAACGGTGGAAGGCTTAGCGAAGTCTTCAAACAATCCACGTTTTGCTTGGGATTCTTACCGTCGCTTTATCCAAATGTACTCTGACGTGGTGATGGGTATGAACTCCTCTCTTCTTGAAGTGACTTTGGAAGACATGAAAGAAGACAAGCACTACAAGGCAGACACAGAGCTGACTGTTGATGACTTGAAACTTCTTGTTAAAAAATTCAAAGAGCTTGTTCATCAAATGACAGGTCAGTCTTTCCCAACAGATCCTTGGGAACAATTGTGGGGCGCAGTTTCTGCGGTATTCCACTCTTGGAATACTCCACGCGCGATTACTTACCGCGAACTTCACAGCATCCCAGCTTCCTGGGGTACAGCCGTGAATGTTCAATCCATGGTCTTTGGGAACATGGGGGATGATTCTGCAACGGGCGTGGCGTTCACGCGCAATCCTTCTACGGGTGAAAAAGCTTTCTACGGTGAATTCTTGATCAATGCCCAAGGTGAAGACGTTGTTGCGGGGATCCGTACGCCACAGCCTATCACTAAGATTGCGGCTCAAGGCTCAGGCATGAAGTCTTTGGAAGAAGCTCTTCCTCAAGCTTACAGCCAGCTTGTCGACATTTACAAAAAACTAGAAGCTCACTATCGCGATATGCAAGATATTGAGTTCACAATCGAGCGTGGCGTTCTTTGGATGCTACAAACTCGTAACGGAAAGCGTACGGCGGCGGCGGCATTGAAAATCGCTTGCGATATGATCGATGAAAAGTTGATCAATCAAGATGAAGCTTTATTGCGCCTAGATCCAGGTGCTTTGGATCAACTTCTGCATCCAACTCTAGACCCTAAAGCGCAGAAAACTCTTTTGGCGAAAGGTTTGCCAGCGTCTCCAGGAGGCGTGAATGGTCAAATCGTATTTACTTCTGAAGAAGCTGTTGAATGGAAAGAACAAGGAAAGAAAGTCATCCTTGTTCGCGTTGAGACGTCTCCAGAAGACATTGCTGGTATGGTTGCCGCGCAAGGTATCTTCACGACTCGTGGAGGTATGACATCTCACGCGGCGGTAGTAGCTCGTGGTATGGGTAAATGCTGTGTGGCGGGTTGTGGTGAAGTGGAAGTCGACTACCGCACGGAAACTATGAAGGTGAAAGGCTACGTTCTTAAAAAGGGCGATGTGATCACTTTGGATGGTTCTACGGGTGAAGTGTACTTGGGTGAGGTAAAAACTATCGAGCCAAAACTTGATGGCAACTTCGAGCGCATCATGAAAATCGCTGACCAAGTTCGTAAATTGAAAGTTCGCACGAACGCGGATACTCCGAAAGACGCTCAAACAGCGCGTAACTTCGGTGCCGAAGGTATCGGTCTTTGCCGTACAGAGCACATGTTCTTCGGTGCGGACCGTATCGATGCCGTTCGTGAAATGATTATCGCGGATAATAAATCAGACCGTGAAAAAGCCTTGGTTAAACTGCTGCCCATGCAACGTGATGACTTCTATCAGTTGTTTAAGATCATGGACGGTTTGCCAGTGACGATTCGTTTGTTGGATCCACCTCTTCATGAGTTCGTGCCTCACACAGACGAAGAAACTAAAGAATTGGCAAAACGTTTGGGCACGGACTACGAACGTCTTCGCGCGAAAGTAAAATCTTTGCACGAGTTCAATCCGATGTTGGGTCACCGTGGTTGCCGCTTGGCGATCACGTTCCCAGAGATTTATCAAATGCAAGTGCGCGCGATTGCGGAAGCGGCTTGTATGTTGATTGGTGAAGGTAAAAAACTTGTTCCTGAAATCATGATCCCCCTTGTGGCGACGGATAAGGAATTGGACATCCTTCGTGTATCGGCGATCAACGAAGTGAAGAAAGTACAGCAAGAAAAGGGTGTGAAGTTCGACTATCTAGTAGGAACTATGATCGAGCTTCCACGTGCCGCTATCACAGCAGATGCGATCGCTGAATACGCGGACTTCTTCAGTTTCGGTACGAATGACTTAACTCAAACGACATTGGGTCTTTCTCGCGATGACTCCGGTCGCTTCTTGGGTTCATATGTTTCTTCCGGCATCTTGCCTAAAGATCCATTCATGTCGATCGATCAAACGGGCGTAGGTTCGTTGGTGAAGATGGGAACAGAGTTGGGCCGTCGTACGAAGCCAGACTTGAAAGTCGGCGTGTGCGGTGAGCACGGTGGTGATCCAGAATCTATCGAGTTCTTCCACAAGGTTGGACTTGATTACGTCTCTTGCTCTCCATTCCGTGTCCCCATCGCGCGCCTAGCCGCAGCTCGCGCCGCCCTTTTAGGAAAGAAACTCCATTAA
- the smc gene encoding chromosome segregation protein SMC yields MRIKKIELIGFKSFKDRTVIHFDAGITGIVGPNGCGKSNIVDALMWVMGEMSAKDLRGSQMTDVIFGGAEGYAPLGMCEVSLTLENDGGAFPAKYIKHTEIMVTRRLHRNGEGEYFINKEPARLKDVQEIFMDTGAGSKGFSIIAQGMIGKIITAKPEDRRMLIEEAAGITKFKARKKESQRKLQATDQNLVRLQDIIGELKRQIDSLQRQAQRAERYRNIKNQIEDLDLWLSSAQYIELKRAADEAQAIFNEAQSMEVEGETNLSTLQGQLEVLKLQILEKEKAVEEQQNEFYTKQSSVQKKEMEIQELRFEIEQARRNEQMTGTILQEQQARQELLARDKAQLEAQVAELKEESESLTAAFTEKNDIYQNFNSRIAEVDEELTTKRRELFAVGQSESSLDARVNSLSAQIADLTERQDNEQQVVNELREKQVEFEARRKKVFGELEKERQMQLDLASDVDSFEANKKILTESVAEKKAEVESFKDSLNEVASRLYGLENLQNNFEGFQEGVKQVMLWQKTRTQELMADGSVVTHFQPVSEVVEVPAEYEVAMEAALGSRLQMLLSSDANIAVDAVTHLKEQKSGRSSFLSANDKGLTFNRSEAPVGEDGVQAILKDVVQAADKFKNTVTYMLDGVAIVDSIRTALNLRAKYEGWTFVTLDGDTLTADGVLTGGSSESADSGVLKRRREIKELSEKKDEFAGKLQLAQMVLKKTEEQLANVLNDFEGAQKRKIDQEIKVTELRKDLERAENELVNAQTAVERQERELKKITEQVELQEQKLEELNEALIEAREKKVLLEGEVESLNTELNSTRTGFDGLQAEVTDLQVKSASKTQEYTGVLRQLEMVSKSLSDLDTQLARMSEEAEGYNSQMTESQVTLEEKKIEFERLLTEVETLKLQVSRTKDEYEVMSESARTIEEEAMSSQRARNERQHKMNDSQLKLEQAKMKEQYLIDSIRERYMLNLPDVVEKYADREGDFSTADAELKELREKLAKIGEVNLSAIEEYEETAQRYEFLTKQHADLTEAKEQLRKVIDRINRICSKRFKETFDLVNDRFTRVFPVLFGGGEAKLELIENEEKGEMGIEIIARPPGKKMQNVSLMSGGEKALTAVALVFSIFLVKPSPYCLLDEVDAPLDDANVFRFNDLVREMAKRSQIIVVTHNKHTMEVAKKLYGVTMQERGVSTMVSVSLQDIH; encoded by the coding sequence GTGAGAATCAAAAAAATTGAACTGATTGGTTTTAAGTCATTTAAAGATCGCACCGTCATTCACTTTGATGCTGGTATCACTGGTATCGTGGGTCCGAATGGTTGCGGTAAATCCAATATCGTCGATGCCCTCATGTGGGTTATGGGTGAAATGTCTGCGAAAGATCTTCGTGGATCGCAAATGACTGACGTTATCTTCGGTGGTGCCGAAGGTTATGCTCCACTAGGTATGTGTGAAGTGTCTTTGACGCTTGAAAATGACGGTGGCGCTTTCCCAGCTAAATACATCAAACACACTGAGATCATGGTGACTCGTCGTCTTCACAGAAATGGTGAAGGGGAGTACTTCATCAATAAAGAACCTGCACGTTTGAAAGACGTGCAAGAGATCTTTATGGATACGGGTGCGGGCTCTAAAGGTTTCTCTATCATCGCTCAAGGTATGATCGGTAAGATCATCACCGCGAAACCTGAAGATCGTCGTATGCTTATCGAAGAAGCTGCCGGTATTACGAAGTTCAAAGCTCGTAAGAAAGAATCTCAACGTAAACTTCAGGCAACAGACCAAAACTTGGTGCGTTTGCAAGACATCATCGGAGAGTTGAAACGCCAAATCGATTCTTTGCAAAGACAAGCACAGCGTGCTGAGCGCTATCGCAACATCAAAAACCAAATCGAGGATTTGGATCTTTGGTTGTCTTCAGCTCAATACATCGAGTTGAAACGTGCGGCAGATGAAGCTCAAGCGATCTTCAATGAAGCGCAAAGCATGGAAGTCGAAGGTGAAACAAACCTTTCGACTCTTCAAGGTCAGTTGGAAGTTCTAAAATTGCAAATTCTTGAAAAAGAAAAGGCAGTAGAAGAACAACAAAACGAATTCTACACAAAGCAGTCTTCTGTTCAGAAAAAAGAGATGGAGATCCAAGAGCTTCGTTTCGAAATCGAACAGGCTCGCCGTAACGAACAAATGACAGGTACGATCTTGCAAGAACAGCAAGCTCGCCAGGAGCTTTTGGCTCGTGATAAAGCGCAACTTGAAGCGCAAGTGGCAGAACTGAAAGAAGAGTCGGAGTCTTTGACGGCGGCCTTCACAGAGAAAAACGACATCTACCAAAACTTCAACTCTCGCATTGCGGAAGTCGATGAAGAGTTGACGACGAAACGTCGTGAATTGTTCGCGGTCGGTCAGTCCGAATCTTCTTTGGATGCTCGCGTGAATTCATTGTCAGCACAAATCGCTGATTTGACAGAGCGCCAAGATAACGAACAACAAGTCGTGAACGAACTTCGCGAAAAACAAGTTGAGTTCGAAGCTCGTCGTAAAAAAGTATTCGGTGAGCTTGAAAAAGAACGCCAAATGCAATTGGACTTGGCTTCTGACGTAGACTCATTTGAAGCGAACAAAAAGATCCTGACAGAATCTGTGGCCGAGAAAAAAGCGGAAGTGGAGTCCTTCAAAGATTCTTTGAATGAAGTGGCTTCTCGCTTGTACGGTCTAGAGAACTTGCAAAACAACTTCGAGGGTTTCCAAGAAGGTGTGAAGCAAGTCATGCTATGGCAGAAAACTCGCACTCAAGAGTTGATGGCCGATGGTTCTGTAGTCACTCACTTCCAACCGGTTTCTGAGGTTGTTGAAGTTCCTGCAGAATACGAAGTGGCGATGGAAGCAGCATTGGGTTCACGCCTGCAAATGCTTCTTTCTTCAGATGCGAATATCGCGGTAGACGCGGTTACACATCTTAAAGAACAAAAATCAGGTCGCTCTAGCTTCCTATCTGCTAACGACAAAGGTTTGACGTTCAACCGTTCTGAAGCCCCTGTGGGTGAAGACGGTGTTCAAGCCATCCTTAAAGATGTTGTTCAAGCCGCTGATAAATTTAAAAACACAGTGACTTATATGTTGGACGGAGTTGCGATTGTTGACTCTATCCGCACGGCTTTGAATCTTCGTGCAAAATACGAAGGCTGGACATTCGTGACTCTTGACGGGGACACGTTGACAGCGGACGGAGTTTTGACGGGTGGTTCTTCTGAATCTGCGGATTCAGGTGTTTTGAAACGCCGTCGTGAAATCAAAGAATTGTCAGAGAAAAAAGACGAATTCGCCGGCAAGTTGCAATTGGCTCAAATGGTTTTGAAAAAGACAGAAGAGCAATTGGCAAATGTCTTGAATGATTTCGAAGGTGCGCAAAAACGTAAGATCGATCAAGAGATCAAAGTTACGGAGCTAAGAAAAGACCTCGAGCGCGCCGAAAACGAATTGGTAAACGCCCAAACAGCGGTAGAACGCCAAGAGCGCGAGCTTAAGAAAATCACAGAGCAAGTGGAACTTCAGGAACAAAAACTTGAAGAGTTGAACGAAGCTTTGATTGAAGCTCGTGAGAAGAAAGTTCTTCTTGAAGGTGAAGTTGAGTCTTTGAATACAGAGTTGAACTCAACTCGTACGGGCTTTGATGGCTTGCAAGCAGAAGTGACAGATCTTCAAGTGAAGTCGGCTTCTAAAACGCAAGAATACACAGGCGTTCTAAGACAGCTTGAGATGGTTTCTAAATCTTTGAGCGATCTGGATACTCAGCTAGCTCGCATGAGCGAAGAAGCTGAAGGTTACAACTCTCAGATGACTGAGAGCCAAGTGACTTTGGAAGAAAAGAAAATCGAATTTGAACGTCTTTTGACAGAAGTAGAGACTTTGAAACTTCAAGTGTCTCGCACAAAAGATGAATACGAAGTGATGTCTGAATCTGCACGCACGATCGAAGAAGAAGCAATGTCTTCTCAACGTGCGCGTAACGAAAGACAGCACAAAATGAACGACTCTCAACTAAAACTTGAGCAGGCGAAGATGAAAGAGCAGTACCTCATTGATTCTATTCGTGAGCGCTACATGCTAAATCTTCCGGACGTTGTTGAAAAATACGCAGATCGTGAAGGCGACTTCTCGACGGCAGATGCGGAATTGAAAGAGCTTCGTGAAAAACTCGCTAAGATCGGTGAGGTTAATCTTTCGGCGATCGAAGAGTACGAAGAAACAGCACAACGTTACGAGTTCTTGACGAAACAACACGCCGATTTGACCGAAGCGAAAGAACAGCTTCGCAAAGTGATCGACCGTATCAATAGAATCTGCTCGAAACGTTTCAAAGAGACGTTCGACCTTGTGAACGACAGATTCACTCGCGTATTCCCAGTGCTTTTCGGCGGTGGCGAAGCGAAGTTGGAATTGATCGAAAACGAAGAAAAAGGCGAGATGGGTATCGAGATCATCGCTCGTCCTCCGGGCAAAAAGATGCAAAACGTGTCTTTGATGTCAGGTGGAGAGAAAGCTTTGACTGCGGTCGCGCTGGTCTTCTCGATCTTCCTAGTAAAACCTTCTCCATACTGCTTGCTGGATGAGGTTGATGCTCCACTTGATGATGCGAACGTATTCCGTTTCAACGACCTTGTTCGTGAGATGGCAAAACGCTCTCAAATCATCGTAGTTACGCATAATAAACACACGATGGAAGTGGCTAAGAAACTTTACGGTGTGACGATGCAAGAGCGCGGTGTTTCGACAATGGTTTCTGTTTCTTTGCAGGACATCCACTAG